From the genome of Alkalimarinus coralli:
GCTCCTCCTTTCATTGTAACTACCGGTTTGCCGCAGGCTAACGCTTGATAAACCTTATTGGGGATGACTCTAAGCGACTTTTCTCCGGTTCCGAATACACCTAAACAAATATCAGATTGACGAATCCGGTCCGGAAGGTCATGGAATGGTATCCAATCTTCAAACGTTACCTCCACTTTAGGGTTGTTTGTCTGTTGAATAATGCGTTCACACTGAGCTCGTTCAGGCCCATCTCCGAGAAAGGTCAGCTTAATCTTAGGGCCGTCATAATGGGTAACTGATTCTGCGATGTAGGTTGGCCCTTGCAACCCGATAAAGGTGCCAAAAAACAATACTTCTGGAATCTCGTTTTTGGGCATTGTTTTCGGGAAAAATAGCGCCTCTTCGGCTGAAACCGGAATCACTAATACCTTGTCTTCCTCACACCCTAACTGATCTACAAAATACTGTTTATGGCAGCGTGTGTCTGCAATGACAATATCAGCGAGAGCGTATAGCTTTTTCTCCCACTTTAGCAGTCGTTTGGCCCGCCGAGAATCAGCTGAGAACTTTCTCTTCTCGTTTACCCGTTTGTCATACGCACTGATGAGTGGGTCAAAAACTAAAGGAATATTTCTTTTTCTAGCCCAGCGAGCCGCCGCGGCAAGGTCTCGCTGCCTGAAGCAGGGCACCCATACCAAGTCGATGTCTTTAAAGGCGTTCAGCGTGGCTTCTAGATTGGCCAGTTTTGAAATACGTGGCTGAAACTCGATGACTTCATGGTCTAGGTCTTTAAGACACTTAATGATCGTTCTATTTCTAGGGTAGTTGGGGCCATAATTCCCGTGTCGTCCCCACCAGAGAATACGTTTTTGAGTATTTGAAGTCATAATAAAGGGGTCAAATTATTGGGGCGAATTAAGTTCGGGGATAATAGCATTTGCTATCTGTGTCTGTATGTCTGGATAATGCTCACAGAAGCGCGTTTTGTCGAACGTTTGTTGGTGCACCTGTGTGATGGGGCTTCTTATAATAAATTGCTTGTGTTGATATTTGTCCAGTGCTTTGGCGTCGTTATTGTCTGGTAACATGTTTAGAGGTTGCAACGTTACTGTGGGCTTATGGGCATAAATTGCTTCTGATACCATGGTCAGGCTGTCTTCAGTGCAGAATATTACACGGCTTTCAGCAAGAAAACGTTTAACGACCTTTTGAGGGTTTGATGAAAACCATATGGCCTCTGCAATACAGTCGTTGGGGAGCCGTGTTTGTAATTTTTCTTCAACAGCTTGGCCTGTTCGTCGGGATGTGGTGACTTTCCAGGTAATATTGTCGCGCTTAGCAATAGAAGCCATTGCGTGTGCTAGGTGACTCCAATCTTCGTTAGTATATTCATAGCCTGCGCCGTCTCCCCCAATCAATAATGTGTAGAACGGTTGCGTCTCAGCAGGGTTTTCAGGAGGGGCAATGTTAGCGGGTGGTAGATCAAGCACGGTATTGTTTGGAACATTTTTTAGTGGTGTTACAGTAAACACCTTGGCTATATTTTGTGGTTTATAGCCTTTCAGTGTTCCGCTAAACGTATTGGTTTGACCCGTGGCTTTGCTCAATGCAATGTTTGCGAATAATGTATTGCCGCCCGCAGAGATGATAACAGAGGGCATAGATTGGGGTAACGTATCATGCCGATAAAAAAATGAGAATGATCGATAGCCTAATAAAAAGGGTAGGTGGTTCGCAATAACGCGCATGAGCGAACGGAGAAGCTTATGCTTTAGGCGGATATTAATAATAACTGCGTCATGGGGTAACGGTGTGCTTAACGCATTACTGATACCAATGCTCTGATTGTAGTGCCCAGCGAGTCCATCTGATAGTATCCATACGGTTTTGTTGCTCACTTTTTCCAGCCTCGCTTACCCGTTTTTATTCGCATTTTGAATGCTAAAAAATTATCTTTACCGCTGATCTTAACCCTCCTAAGTTCAAAGCGGTGTTTATTGACATCTGTCTCGATGCCGCCTTCGGCCAGCACGGCGTTGGTATAGCCGAGTTCTTTTGCGATTACCGGGTCTTCTTTACTGTAAATACCAAACGGATAGGCAAAGCTGTTGATAGGGGTGTTGAGCTGTTTTTCGAGCATAGCTTTGGACTGACTCATTTCTGCATATTTGGTTGGCTTGTCAACGGTGTCAAGGTTGATATGATTGGTGGTGTGCCCGCCAATTTCAAATACACCCGAAGCGACCATTTCGTTTACTTGCTCGTCGGATAATTTAG
Proteins encoded in this window:
- a CDS encoding glycosyltransferase, which codes for MTSNTQKRILWWGRHGNYGPNYPRNRTIIKCLKDLDHEVIEFQPRISKLANLEATLNAFKDIDLVWVPCFRQRDLAAAARWARKRNIPLVFDPLISAYDKRVNEKRKFSADSRRAKRLLKWEKKLYALADIVIADTRCHKQYFVDQLGCEEDKVLVIPVSAEEALFFPKTMPKNEIPEVLFFGTFIGLQGPTYIAESVTHYDGPKIKLTFLGDGPERAQCERIIQQTNNPKVEVTFEDWIPFHDLPDRIRQSDICLGVFGTGEKSLRVIPNKVYQALACGKPVVTMKGGAYPPALDSCNGVNFVTAGTPADIALSISNILKKDLPLLSEEAARMYSKYFSNQTISLTLRELLKGFKNTK
- a CDS encoding ELM1/GtrOC1 family putative glycosyltransferase is translated as MSNKTVWILSDGLAGHYNQSIGISNALSTPLPHDAVIINIRLKHKLLRSLMRVIANHLPFLLGYRSFSFFYRHDTLPQSMPSVIISAGGNTLFANIALSKATGQTNTFSGTLKGYKPQNIAKVFTVTPLKNVPNNTVLDLPPANIAPPENPAETQPFYTLLIGGDGAGYEYTNEDWSHLAHAMASIAKRDNITWKVTTSRRTGQAVEEKLQTRLPNDCIAEAIWFSSNPQKVVKRFLAESRVIFCTEDSLTMVSEAIYAHKPTVTLQPLNMLPDNNDAKALDKYQHKQFIIRSPITQVHQQTFDKTRFCEHYPDIQTQIANAIIPELNSPQ